From a single Gimesia fumaroli genomic region:
- a CDS encoding ABC transporter ATP-binding protein has product MEDVSLVLKPGVMAIIGPNGSGKSTLMKCLAGLLHGTGHVALDGQDVSKLPTSQLTRLVSYMPQEFSSKAAISVFEAVLLGRLQQLGLRIRDEDVLAVESLLDELDLRCLANRWIAELSGGQAQLVAIAQALAREPVVLLMDEPTSNLDLRRQFEVCELVRRITDSRKMSTAIALHDLNLAARCADTICVLSEGRLHSVGPPLKVITREMVESVYRVDARIDLEEGRIPIVTIRGVAR; this is encoded by the coding sequence GTGGAAGACGTGAGCTTGGTGCTGAAACCGGGCGTCATGGCGATTATCGGTCCCAATGGTTCAGGAAAATCAACTCTGATGAAGTGTCTGGCAGGGCTGCTGCACGGGACTGGGCATGTTGCGTTGGACGGGCAAGACGTCTCAAAACTTCCCACGAGTCAACTGACGCGTTTGGTTAGCTACATGCCCCAGGAATTTTCATCTAAGGCGGCTATTTCCGTGTTTGAGGCTGTTCTTCTGGGACGTTTACAGCAACTCGGTTTGCGGATTCGCGATGAAGATGTTCTGGCGGTCGAGTCGCTTCTAGATGAATTGGATCTACGCTGCTTGGCGAACCGGTGGATCGCGGAACTCAGTGGCGGGCAGGCGCAATTGGTCGCCATCGCGCAAGCACTGGCTCGTGAGCCGGTTGTGCTCCTGATGGATGAGCCGACTTCCAATCTAGACCTGCGTCGGCAGTTTGAGGTTTGCGAATTGGTTCGACGGATCACCGATTCGCGTAAAATGAGCACTGCCATTGCCCTTCACGACCTGAATCTGGCTGCGCGTTGCGCGGATACGATTTGTGTCCTAAGTGAAGGCAGACTCCATAGTGTGGGGCCACCACTGAAGGTCATCACTCGTGAGATGGTGGAATCGGTCTATCGCGTCGATGCGAGGATCGATTTGGAAGAAGGACGAATACCCATTGTCACCATACGAGGCGTAGCGAGATAG
- a CDS encoding nuclear transport factor 2 family protein, with protein MDLTDIVQRGWDAVGSGDFDTLVKDYLEEMTFIMPGQENVLDGRQSFRTALDGLVDILPKGFEITGLQQIEGAEEVVPIVEWNSERIASSQLTVLFKFKGDKIYEERWFIDTEQWKSAF; from the coding sequence ATGGATCTAACAGACATTGTACAGAGAGGTTGGGACGCCGTCGGGAGCGGTGACTTTGACACGCTTGTTAAAGACTACCTTGAAGAGATGACTTTCATTATGCCCGGTCAGGAAAATGTTCTGGATGGGCGTCAATCCTTTCGAACAGCTTTAGATGGTTTGGTTGATATTCTTCCAAAGGGATTTGAAATAACCGGATTACAACAGATCGAAGGTGCGGAAGAGGTAGTTCCGATTGTAGAGTGGAATTCGGAGAGAATTGCTAGCTCCCAACTCACAGTATTGTTCAAATTCAAGGGTGACAAAATCTATGAAGAACGATGGTTTATCGACACCGAACAGTGGAAGAGCGCATTTTAG
- a CDS encoding ankyrin repeat domain-containing protein has translation MAKPEAELKKFIKKGDLEAVKQIIADGVPVDVALPAKVTALEFALASEQREIVWELLRLGAKPRKNKNNNLLLDVPKFRDLKLLKRLIELGADIHDGDKNQLTPVLCAVQAGFFDAVNHLLELGADPTTRTKNGQNAFQLAHGTRQFCRGLLPSSDGELAELFQSQLDDLDRIEQLLESQLTPEQAAQLRGGEKKPEPSTFWQLDDYAEFELKISPFPFTSTKKSRICARMGREGDIWLKHFEDDWKILYRVRSADREGEWTPFELKKLDGFYLLFTAAAQLPSGRITIDIRFDADWDHHSGEVEGWEIEVA, from the coding sequence ATGGCAAAGCCAGAAGCTGAATTGAAGAAGTTCATTAAGAAGGGCGATCTCGAAGCGGTCAAGCAGATCATTGCTGATGGCGTGCCGGTCGATGTTGCGTTGCCTGCGAAGGTGACGGCGCTCGAGTTTGCGTTGGCGTCGGAGCAGCGCGAGATTGTGTGGGAATTGCTTCGATTGGGGGCGAAGCCGCGAAAGAATAAGAACAACAATTTGCTGCTCGACGTTCCCAAGTTTCGCGATCTCAAACTGTTGAAGCGGCTCATTGAGCTGGGTGCCGACATTCATGATGGCGACAAGAACCAGTTGACTCCCGTGCTGTGTGCCGTGCAGGCTGGTTTTTTCGACGCGGTCAACCATCTGCTTGAACTGGGGGCCGATCCGACAACACGCACAAAGAACGGCCAAAACGCGTTTCAACTTGCCCACGGGACGCGCCAGTTCTGCCGCGGATTGTTGCCGAGTTCCGACGGCGAACTGGCGGAGTTGTTTCAATCGCAACTCGATGATCTCGACCGGATCGAGCAGCTTCTGGAATCTCAGCTGACTCCCGAGCAAGCGGCACAGCTTCGCGGCGGCGAGAAAAAGCCCGAGCCTTCGACGTTCTGGCAACTGGATGACTATGCCGAGTTTGAGCTGAAGATTTCACCGTTTCCATTTACGTCGACGAAGAAGAGCAGAATTTGCGCTCGAATGGGGCGCGAAGGTGATATTTGGCTTAAGCATTTCGAGGATGATTGGAAGATTCTCTATCGCGTTCGCAGCGCCGACAGGGAAGGCGAGTGGACGCCCTTTGAGCTGAAAAAGCTGGATGGTTTTTATCTGCTGTTCACCGCCGCAGCGCAGCTTCCTTCGGGGCGTATTACGATTGACATTCGTTTCGACGCGGATTGGGATCATCACTCCGGCGAAGTCGAGGGGTGGGAGATTGAGGTCGCTTAA
- a CDS encoding DUF1559 domain-containing protein: MHKRRGFTLIELLVVIAIIAILVALLLPAVQQAREAARRTQCKNNLKQMGLALHNYHDVYRSFPPGSVCLGPIGSAQKTQINWAIAILPYIEQNALAEGYVDEFYNQDPQNSQIRTSIVTTQYCPSDPGAGTLAIPVTGPGGASGRGGADLEYRASSYKGVTGAVFGDRGLRNQGWWDGYYQPFPIPETYRRGVLHSVGTNGWRAEAMSNIRDGTSNTLMLGEKASSAGSGSVYTYWAYSYLYYSLSHSIEHPLSLSNDNGKCIELASAAGDWGAPCARGWGSKHIGVVQFAMADGSVRAISTNIDLTLLCWLSTIDNGEIVNQ; the protein is encoded by the coding sequence ATGCACAAACGGCGTGGGTTCACGTTGATTGAGCTACTAGTAGTGATCGCGATCATTGCAATTTTGGTCGCCCTGTTGTTGCCTGCCGTTCAGCAAGCGCGAGAGGCTGCTCGGCGGACTCAGTGCAAGAACAATCTGAAGCAAATGGGGTTGGCCCTGCACAACTATCACGATGTCTATCGCAGTTTTCCTCCGGGATCCGTCTGCTTAGGTCCGATCGGCTCAGCTCAAAAGACCCAAATCAACTGGGCAATTGCGATTCTGCCTTACATCGAACAAAACGCGCTGGCGGAAGGCTACGTTGACGAATTCTACAATCAAGACCCGCAAAACTCACAGATCCGCACGTCAATAGTCACGACTCAGTATTGCCCCTCGGACCCCGGTGCCGGCACCCTAGCCATTCCGGTCACCGGACCAGGTGGAGCTTCTGGCAGAGGCGGCGCAGATCTCGAATATCGAGCAAGTTCTTACAAGGGTGTTACAGGAGCTGTATTCGGCGACCGTGGTCTACGCAACCAGGGATGGTGGGACGGATACTATCAGCCATTTCCAATTCCGGAAACCTATCGCCGCGGAGTCCTGCACAGTGTGGGAACAAACGGATGGCGAGCGGAAGCGATGAGCAATATCAGAGACGGTACTTCAAATACGCTCATGCTGGGCGAGAAAGCAAGTTCTGCCGGGAGTGGAAGCGTATATACATACTGGGCGTACTCCTATTTATATTATTCTCTCTCCCACTCGATCGAACATCCGTTGTCATTGTCCAACGACAATGGAAAGTGCATCGAATTGGCCAGTGCTGCCGGTGACTGGGGTGCTCCCTGCGCACGTGGGTGGGGAAGCAAACACATCGGAGTTGTTCAGTTTGCGATGGCCGATGGGTCCGTGCGTGCGATCAGCACGAATATCGATCTTACGTTGCTTTGCTGGTTGTCAACAATCGATAATGGTGAGATCGTAAATCAATAA
- a CDS encoding DUF4198 domain-containing protein produces MHYSTRCISRLLLLVGMFWLIGCGGNSEIPVVPVSGQITLDGQPLADVSISFVPQAESVSSPDVGPGSMAKTDSEGRFTLITVDGRDGAVVASHIIRIVPAIDDSSTPDDPGPRRELRLPKSAQDGSIRFQVPEDGTEQADFKLATRK; encoded by the coding sequence ATGCATTATTCTACAAGGTGCATCAGCCGACTGCTGTTGCTCGTTGGAATGTTCTGGCTGATCGGGTGTGGAGGAAATTCCGAAATCCCCGTGGTTCCGGTTTCTGGGCAGATCACGCTCGACGGCCAACCGCTTGCCGATGTTTCCATCAGCTTTGTGCCTCAGGCGGAATCCGTCAGTTCGCCGGACGTGGGACCCGGATCCATGGCGAAGACGGACTCCGAAGGCAGGTTTACCTTGATAACCGTGGACGGTCGAGATGGTGCTGTCGTGGCGAGTCATATCATACGCATCGTTCCGGCCATCGACGACTCCTCGACGCCTGATGACCCAGGCCCCAGGCGAGAGCTTCGACTGCCGAAATCGGCACAGGACGGCAGCATCCGTTTTCAGGTGCCGGAGGACGGAACTGAGCAAGCCGATTTCAAACTGGCAACGCGAAAGTAA
- a CDS encoding MFS transporter encodes MRFADPFLILYFLDLKLSFSQIGLLLGLQHIVTVLLELPSGILADRWGRNRAIMLDYLDSSGQSGLVTQLISRTRAVSRISSAIAALSGGMLLSWSRDYAWLFFLSMGAAVCGFVLMLTYPRELEGDSFRDRQQRKVSDASSITREFRGMLSGGRLWAVFAQSVVFESQMKITLKSFTQPFLKARLDTFGLPIISSPGAVGLAHGGAFWVGLNEFIRDGLGGLGSRLGPYYEQLFRSRITALNRLYVCGTLFVAEV; translated from the coding sequence TTGCGATTCGCGGACCCATTTCTAATCCTGTATTTCCTCGACTTGAAACTGTCCTTCTCACAGATCGGCCTGCTGTTGGGATTGCAGCATATTGTGACCGTACTGCTTGAGCTTCCCTCCGGAATTCTCGCCGATCGTTGGGGCCGCAACAGAGCCATAATGCTCGATTATCTCGATTCCTCGGGACAATCCGGGCTGGTGACGCAGCTCATCAGTCGTACGAGGGCGGTGTCGAGAATCTCGTCAGCCATCGCAGCTCTCAGCGGCGGAATGTTGTTGTCCTGGTCACGGGATTATGCGTGGCTGTTCTTCCTCTCTATGGGAGCCGCAGTGTGCGGTTTCGTATTGATGCTCACATATCCCCGTGAACTTGAAGGGGACTCGTTCCGTGACCGGCAACAACGGAAAGTCAGCGACGCCTCTTCCATAACAAGAGAATTTCGTGGAATGTTGTCGGGGGGTAGGCTCTGGGCAGTCTTCGCGCAGTCAGTGGTCTTCGAAAGCCAGATGAAGATCACACTGAAATCTTTCACACAACCCTTTCTCAAAGCGAGGCTGGATACATTCGGGCTTCCGATCATCTCTTCGCCTGGAGCAGTCGGATTGGCACATGGTGGCGCGTTTTGGGTCGGTCTAAACGAGTTCATACGAGATGGTCTCGGTGGACTCGGGTCGCGTCTCGGACCATACTACGAACAGCTCTTTAGGAGCCGTATTACTGCTCTGAATCGCTTATATGTATGTGGAACGCTATTCGTCGCTGAAGTATGA
- a CDS encoding YciI family protein, with product MAKFMFLLRSGGIRESSSEKTPEEMQQMMQMYMDWMQEGTEAGWILDPGNRLGAGAVVKPDMTVIDGPFAETKELVGGYMVVETPDLAAAIEIAKGSPMVKGGNIIEVRELPDKGMDNE from the coding sequence ATGGCTAAGTTTATGTTCTTACTACGTAGCGGCGGAATCCGTGAAAGCAGCTCCGAAAAGACACCCGAAGAGATGCAGCAAATGATGCAAATGTATATGGACTGGATGCAGGAAGGCACTGAAGCCGGTTGGATACTCGATCCCGGTAATCGTCTGGGAGCTGGAGCAGTCGTCAAGCCCGATATGACTGTGATCGACGGCCCATTTGCAGAGACGAAGGAGCTCGTGGGTGGTTACATGGTGGTTGAAACGCCTGATCTGGCTGCCGCCATTGAAATTGCCAAAGGCTCTCCGATGGTGAAAGGAGGAAACATCATCGAGGTTCGTGAACTGCCTGACAAGGGAATGGATAACGAATGA
- a CDS encoding FecCD family ABC transporter permease: protein MNNTKQSVGQSAYRRSSLRKGWLLGVAFFVLLVSFAIDLSTGAAELSLRELLATLLRPGSSSPMHHTIVWKLRAPVAVMALVVGGALGAAGAEMQTILNNPLASPYTLGISAAAGFGAALAIAFGAGALPFATAVAVPASAFLWTLLCSFAILLVGRMKNGAIESIILCGVAMLFLFNSGVAFLQYAASEDTLQAIVFWIFGSLQGATWPKIAVITAVLAVSLPLLLFQAWNLTALRLGEDHARSLGVHVSRLRLSTLTLVSILTATAVCFTGAIGFIGLVAPHLSRMSVGEDQRYFLPMSILLGAVLLSAASIASKSLVTGAILPLGIVTAIIGVPFFFTMVLVQKRNYW from the coding sequence ATTAACAACACAAAACAATCTGTCGGGCAGTCAGCGTATCGCAGGTCGTCACTACGGAAAGGGTGGTTGCTCGGGGTAGCGTTTTTCGTCCTGCTGGTGTCTTTCGCAATCGACCTTTCAACAGGTGCAGCTGAATTGTCGCTTCGCGAGTTGCTTGCAACTCTGCTCCGTCCCGGATCGTCCAGCCCCATGCACCACACGATTGTCTGGAAGCTCCGCGCGCCGGTGGCGGTGATGGCGTTAGTCGTGGGGGGGGCGCTGGGTGCGGCTGGTGCCGAAATGCAGACCATCCTGAACAACCCTCTGGCGAGCCCCTATACACTGGGCATTTCTGCTGCCGCCGGCTTCGGTGCGGCACTCGCGATTGCCTTCGGTGCTGGTGCACTTCCGTTTGCAACGGCTGTTGCAGTGCCAGCGAGCGCATTTCTCTGGACGCTCCTCTGCTCCTTCGCGATTCTGCTGGTCGGTAGAATGAAGAATGGCGCGATTGAATCGATCATCCTCTGCGGCGTCGCGATGCTCTTTCTGTTCAATTCCGGAGTGGCATTCCTGCAATACGCGGCTTCGGAAGACACCTTGCAAGCAATTGTTTTCTGGATCTTCGGAAGCCTGCAAGGGGCGACCTGGCCCAAGATCGCCGTTATCACTGCGGTGCTGGCGGTCTCGTTGCCGTTGTTGCTGTTCCAGGCCTGGAACCTAACCGCATTGAGATTGGGCGAGGACCACGCGAGAAGCTTGGGTGTTCATGTCAGTAGACTTCGGCTATCGACACTGACACTGGTTTCCATTCTGACCGCCACAGCGGTTTGTTTCACCGGTGCGATCGGTTTTATCGGGCTGGTCGCCCCTCACCTCTCACGTATGTCCGTCGGGGAAGACCAACGCTACTTTCTGCCGATGTCGATCCTGTTGGGCGCGGTTCTGCTCTCCGCCGCTTCGATCGCCAGTAAGTCACTCGTGACCGGAGCGATCCTCCCGTTAGGGATTGTCACCGCTATAATTGGCGTTCCCTTCTTCTTCACGATGGTGCTCGTTCAGAAAAGGAACTACTGGTGA
- a CDS encoding cysteine hydrolase family protein, protein MYLYFFVLSCVVWISNKQAKEIMSLNRRFAFFNTCSREGFGFEDVPTLRPRAEPINKQLVKLYDFARTNGIRVLFTQCVGRASPPLGRSPQPHTLMVPLDSSVSSWKDQIETCREIFIERPQFGSPEENRRMRVADVFHSNPATDELVRSLDVAEWIVFGVAMQACVTFAVRGLLRQGRSVTILSDALLPASVALSNLTIKESLDQLQSAGAHVETTDEFFARAQSESIQQ, encoded by the coding sequence ATGTATTTATATTTTTTTGTTCTGTCATGCGTCGTGTGGATTTCAAATAAACAGGCGAAGGAAATTATGAGTTTGAACCGTCGATTTGCCTTTTTCAATACCTGCTCACGAGAAGGCTTCGGGTTTGAAGACGTTCCGACGCTTCGGCCGCGAGCAGAGCCGATCAACAAGCAATTGGTGAAGTTGTATGACTTCGCTCGCACAAACGGCATCCGCGTGCTCTTTACTCAATGCGTGGGGCGGGCGTCGCCTCCGCTGGGAAGATCGCCTCAGCCCCACACGCTGATGGTCCCTCTTGATTCGTCGGTCTCGTCTTGGAAGGATCAAATTGAGACGTGTCGAGAGATATTTATTGAGCGTCCACAATTCGGTTCGCCGGAAGAAAACCGGCGAATGAGGGTGGCAGACGTTTTTCATTCCAATCCCGCGACCGATGAACTGGTGCGTTCGTTGGATGTCGCGGAATGGATTGTGTTCGGCGTTGCAATGCAGGCATGCGTGACATTTGCAGTTCGCGGGCTGTTAAGACAGGGGCGGAGTGTGACGATACTCTCCGATGCTCTCCTTCCGGCCTCCGTCGCGCTTTCCAATCTCACCATCAAGGAAAGCCTAGACCAGTTGCAATCTGCGGGCGCCCACGTCGAGACTACGGACGAGTTTTTCGCCAGGGCACAATCGGAGAGTATCCAGCAATGA
- a CDS encoding MFS transporter — MILRFYLYSFLKNLRFSDPFLILFFLDQDLSYTGLGLLLSLQHLVTVLLEFPSGLLADHWGRRRVTALCFAMYATSFVGFGMTGQRGANVPAFFWLVGCLMFFALGEALRTGSHKAIMLDYLDSTGQSERATQLIGRTRSVSKMTSATAAICGGILLAWSRDYAPLFYLSAGAACCGFVLLLTYPRSLEGDLWRERQHQQTASHPVENRPFRVMWQHSGFRALFIQSVLFECQLKIILKYFTQPFLKVGLGLLGISIIAAPDASGIATMGAFCVGLSEFLRDSVGSLGARLSPHFEQQTGDRRVALNRVYQAGLLAGLVLAVCTWNLKWGLLPGILILTVLTLLQNLRRPIFVSELNTQMLKAQRASVLSLESVSRAVMVAVLLPLFGWAADQFGLIAVWSIAACILTVGLCWKLKSHRETDRDPGELSQFQSVQK, encoded by the coding sequence ATGATACTGCGGTTCTACCTCTATTCCTTTCTCAAAAACCTGCGGTTTTCCGATCCGTTTCTGATTCTCTTTTTTCTGGATCAGGATCTGTCGTATACCGGTTTGGGACTGTTGCTAAGTCTGCAGCATCTGGTGACAGTACTGCTGGAGTTTCCCTCCGGTCTGCTTGCCGATCATTGGGGGCGCCGGCGGGTGACTGCCCTCTGTTTCGCCATGTATGCCACTTCATTTGTCGGTTTCGGAATGACGGGGCAGAGAGGTGCTAACGTACCGGCTTTCTTCTGGCTGGTGGGATGCCTGATGTTTTTCGCGCTGGGCGAGGCCCTGCGCACCGGTTCGCACAAAGCGATCATGCTCGACTATCTCGATTCGACGGGCCAGTCAGAACGGGCGACTCAACTCATTGGTCGTACACGCTCGGTTTCCAAGATGACCTCTGCGACGGCAGCGATTTGTGGGGGTATTCTGCTGGCATGGTCGCGCGACTATGCACCTTTGTTTTATCTTTCCGCGGGAGCCGCCTGTTGTGGATTTGTATTGCTGCTGACCTATCCGCGCAGTCTGGAAGGTGATCTGTGGCGGGAACGCCAGCACCAGCAAACCGCGTCACATCCAGTAGAGAACCGGCCCTTCCGCGTGATGTGGCAGCATTCCGGTTTTCGGGCGCTGTTTATTCAGTCGGTCCTGTTTGAGTGTCAGTTGAAAATCATCCTCAAGTATTTCACCCAACCCTTTCTCAAAGTCGGACTGGGGCTGCTGGGGATTTCGATCATCGCTGCTCCAGACGCTTCCGGTATCGCAACGATGGGGGCGTTCTGCGTGGGACTCAGTGAATTTCTGCGGGACAGCGTTGGAAGTCTGGGCGCGCGGCTCAGCCCCCATTTTGAACAGCAGACCGGTGATCGCAGGGTGGCCCTGAATCGGGTGTACCAGGCAGGCTTGCTGGCTGGTCTGGTTTTGGCTGTATGTACATGGAATCTGAAATGGGGACTGCTGCCGGGAATTCTGATCCTGACCGTGCTAACACTCCTGCAGAATCTGAGGCGGCCCATCTTTGTCAGCGAACTCAATACTCAGATGCTGAAGGCACAGCGGGCTTCTGTGCTCTCACTGGAGAGTGTATCCCGAGCGGTGATGGTGGCTGTCTTGTTACCACTCTTTGGCTGGGCCGCCGATCAGTTTGGACTGATTGCAGTCTGGAGTATTGCGGCCTGCATTCTTACGGTGGGACTCTGCTGGAAGCTGAAGTCGCATCGAGAAACGGATCGTGATCCAGGCGAGCTATCGCAATTTCAATCCGTGCAGAAGTGA
- a CDS encoding RNA polymerase sigma factor, with protein sequence MKCSTNQLVEHFFRHESANLIAVLTRAFGIRRIEMVEDAVQVALLEAMHAWKLHGTPENPAAWIHRAAKNRMLDVLRREKTYEKAVSLSGQSIDNQESIVNQWLEEEHLPDSLLRMMFVCCHPSLDRKTQIALTLNSLCGFGIPEIARGLLLPNETVKKRIWRAKKSLTAANVQIELPSDNHLAQRLDVVHIVLYLMFNEGYSTSHGTNPIRDDICEEAVRLCHLLCESPCSQPATKALLALLLFHAARLDARTNENGVVILLEDQDRAKWDHHLICAAQSWLAQSKSDQPTTFHIEAAIAMLHCVSPSLEATDWHTIARLYNRLLHLRDSPIYALNRAVAVGQAGDPREAMSQLQLLRSRKVMKSYLLLDCAFARMHELQGNTKEAINSYSVALSKVVAPHEKQLLERKIRKLAD encoded by the coding sequence ATGAAGTGTTCGACAAACCAACTGGTCGAACACTTCTTTCGGCACGAGTCGGCAAACCTGATAGCCGTGCTGACTCGTGCCTTTGGCATTCGTCGCATCGAGATGGTTGAGGACGCAGTTCAGGTTGCGTTGCTGGAAGCAATGCATGCTTGGAAACTGCACGGCACTCCAGAAAATCCTGCTGCCTGGATTCACCGTGCGGCAAAGAACCGCATGCTGGATGTGCTACGCCGCGAGAAGACATATGAAAAAGCAGTTTCGCTGTCCGGTCAGTCAATCGACAACCAGGAGTCAATTGTCAATCAATGGCTGGAGGAAGAACATTTACCCGACAGCCTGCTGCGGATGATGTTTGTCTGTTGCCATCCATCACTCGACCGAAAAACCCAGATCGCGCTGACGCTGAATTCACTTTGCGGATTTGGTATTCCCGAGATTGCTCGAGGCTTACTGCTTCCCAACGAGACCGTGAAGAAGCGCATCTGGCGCGCGAAGAAATCTCTGACAGCAGCAAATGTGCAGATCGAACTTCCCAGCGATAATCATCTGGCTCAACGACTGGACGTCGTACACATTGTCCTCTATTTGATGTTTAATGAAGGGTACAGTACTTCACACGGTACCAATCCGATCCGCGACGACATCTGCGAAGAAGCCGTTCGACTGTGTCACCTGCTTTGTGAAAGTCCGTGCTCACAGCCGGCAACGAAGGCCTTGTTGGCATTGCTGTTATTCCATGCCGCTCGACTTGACGCGAGAACCAATGAGAATGGAGTCGTGATTCTGCTGGAAGATCAGGACCGTGCGAAGTGGGATCACCATTTAATCTGTGCCGCTCAAAGTTGGCTGGCGCAGTCAAAAAGCGATCAGCCGACGACTTTTCATATCGAGGCAGCTATCGCGATGCTACACTGCGTCTCCCCCAGTCTCGAAGCGACGGATTGGCACACGATTGCTCGCCTTTACAATCGGTTGCTACATCTACGTGATTCGCCTATTTATGCATTGAACCGAGCAGTCGCTGTGGGGCAGGCGGGCGACCCGCGCGAGGCCATGTCGCAACTGCAGTTGCTACGCAGTCGAAAGGTGATGAAGAGCTATTTGCTGCTAGATTGTGCTTTTGCCCGAATGCATGAGCTGCAAGGCAACACAAAGGAAGCAATCAACTCCTACTCGGTTGCATTATCCAAAGTAGTAGCTCCGCATGAGAAGCAGTTGCTGGAAAGAAAAATTCGTAAACTTGCAGATTAG
- a CDS encoding Kelch repeat-containing protein, with product MSTQLEQHTVEHHGGTTGTVVGEEYYVIGGNNSPFEHFGTVHMVPYGARHGAACSLDGVIYYCGGWTAGPNKGTFQKSLIAFEPQSGKVQKLADMPASRTARSENSLEGSGNWRGLP from the coding sequence ATGAGTACTCAGCTTGAGCAGCACACTGTCGAGCATCATGGCGGTACAACAGGGACTGTCGTCGGAGAGGAATACTATGTCATTGGTGGTAACAACAGCCCGTTTGAACATTTTGGGACGGTGCATATGGTGCCCTACGGAGCACGTCACGGTGCTGCATGTTCGCTTGATGGGGTCATCTACTACTGTGGCGGCTGGACGGCTGGTCCGAACAAGGGAACATTCCAAAAGTCACTCATTGCATTTGAACCACAAAGCGGTAAGGTTCAGAAACTGGCCGACATGCCTGCTTCGCGGACCGCCCGCTCGGAGAACTCTCTGGAGGGCAGCGGCAACTGGCGTGGATTGCCATGA
- a CDS encoding ABC transporter substrate-binding protein, translating into MAKPAERIVLLRGRDLHELAMLLGDKIDDRLIAWGPDILTADKDAYDAFVKRYPKLAKIPMIGSIYSDAIDVEQLLALKPDLVVGDTFMVRRGYKSIDRIREAGLPLILTEMGTNPFEGPQKSLAVLAKALGKVEVAEGINAFLDEEIGKVFDRLPRTTQGPSIYIECGNRGVNEFGHTFGYDGENRIITWGAYMHRLHCENIALGVVPDMATLHPEQILKSDPDVIIVTGSCWTNVPDSMRLGFQTSPEFARARLIAFTERPGWAQLQSVRTKRIYGLYHGFCFHPTAFAALQQIAKWIYPQRFRDLDPDENLRRFYDQFVPVELTGVWMSSLEVDD; encoded by the coding sequence TTGGCTAAACCCGCAGAGCGGATCGTGCTGCTGCGTGGACGCGATCTCCATGAATTGGCAATGCTGCTGGGAGACAAAATTGACGACAGACTCATCGCTTGGGGGCCGGATATCTTGACCGCGGATAAAGACGCTTACGACGCCTTCGTCAAGCGATATCCGAAGCTCGCGAAGATTCCGATGATCGGTTCGATTTACAGTGACGCGATCGACGTCGAACAGCTTCTGGCTCTGAAACCGGACCTCGTCGTCGGAGACACGTTTATGGTGAGACGTGGGTACAAATCGATCGACAGGATCAGAGAGGCTGGCTTGCCGCTGATTCTAACCGAGATGGGGACCAACCCTTTTGAGGGACCGCAGAAGAGTCTCGCTGTTCTAGCGAAGGCATTAGGTAAGGTTGAGGTTGCAGAAGGAATCAACGCCTTTTTGGATGAAGAAATTGGCAAGGTTTTTGACCGGCTGCCCCGCACTACACAGGGGCCTTCGATCTATATCGAGTGTGGAAATCGAGGCGTGAACGAGTTTGGGCATACGTTCGGCTACGACGGCGAGAATCGCATCATCACCTGGGGAGCCTACATGCATCGACTCCACTGCGAGAACATCGCCCTGGGCGTCGTGCCGGACATGGCGACTCTGCATCCGGAACAGATTCTGAAATCAGACCCTGATGTGATTATTGTAACCGGATCATGCTGGACGAACGTGCCAGACTCAATGCGTCTTGGTTTCCAAACGTCGCCGGAGTTCGCGCGGGCCCGGTTAATCGCATTTACCGAACGTCCGGGTTGGGCACAACTGCAGTCGGTGCGGACGAAACGGATCTATGGGCTTTACCACGGTTTTTGTTTTCACCCCACCGCTTTCGCCGCCCTTCAACAGATCGCCAAGTGGATTTATCCACAACGATTTCGCGATCTCGACCCCGATGAAAATTTGCGCCGGTTCTACGATCAATTTGTACCTGTTGAGCTGACCGGCGTCTGGATGAGCAGTCTGGAGGTCGACGATTAA